In Nitrospinota bacterium, the following proteins share a genomic window:
- a CDS encoding thiazole synthase, whose protein sequence is MVENDHLEVAGRRFRSRLIIGSGKYKDFKQNAEVLEASGAEIITVAVRRVNILDRTQENLLDYIDLSRVTVLPNTAGCYTAEEAIRTSRLAREAGISDLVKLEVIGCRDTLFPDNPQLLKATEVLAKEGFVVMPYTNDDPVVCRQLVEAGAACVMPLGAPIGSGLGVRNPYNIRIILEQATVPIIVDAGVGTASDASIAMELGCDAVLMNTAIAGARDPIGMARAMKLAIESGRLAYLAGRIPRKLYASASSPLEGLIE, encoded by the coding sequence ATGGTGGAGAACGACCATCTTGAGGTCGCCGGGCGGCGGTTTCGCTCCCGGTTGATCATCGGCAGCGGCAAGTACAAGGACTTCAAACAAAACGCCGAGGTCCTGGAGGCCTCGGGGGCTGAGATAATTACTGTAGCCGTCAGGCGGGTCAACATTCTCGACCGCACGCAGGAGAACCTGCTGGACTACATCGACCTATCCAGGGTGACGGTCCTGCCCAACACGGCCGGCTGCTACACGGCCGAGGAGGCCATCCGGACCTCCAGGCTGGCCCGCGAGGCGGGGATATCCGATCTGGTGAAGCTCGAGGTCATCGGCTGCCGGGATACCCTCTTTCCCGACAACCCCCAGCTGCTTAAAGCAACCGAGGTGCTGGCCAAGGAGGGCTTCGTGGTGATGCCCTACACCAACGACGACCCGGTGGTCTGCCGCCAGCTCGTGGAGGCCGGAGCCGCATGCGTCATGCCCCTGGGGGCGCCCATCGGCAGCGGGCTGGGTGTCCGAAACCCTTACAACATCCGCATCATCCTGGAGCAGGCGACCGTCCCCATCATCGTCGACGCCGGGGTGGGGACCGCCAGCGACGCCTCCATCGCCATGGAGCTCGGGTGCGACGCGGTTCTGATGAACACCGCGATCGCCGGGGCCAGGGACCCCATCGGGATGGCCCGTGCCATGAAGCTCGCCATCGAGAGCGGGCGGCTCGCCTACTTGGCCGGCCGCATACCGCGTAAGCTCTACGCCTCCGCCTCGAGCCCCCTGGAGGGACTCATCGAGTGA
- a CDS encoding DUF3147 family protein → MFFIVKLVVSALAIAGISELAKRLPALSGLIAAMPLVTLLSLIWLFVETKDYGLAHRFTVGVLWGLAPTLFFFVAAIPLLKRGVNFPLTLAVSLLLWAAAAYVHQRVLGM, encoded by the coding sequence ATGTTCTTCATCGTGAAGCTCGTTGTCTCGGCCCTGGCCATCGCGGGAATCAGTGAGTTGGCCAAGCGTCTGCCTGCTCTAAGCGGTCTAATCGCAGCCATGCCTCTGGTCACCCTCTTGAGCCTCATCTGGCTCTTTGTGGAGACCAAGGACTACGGCCTCGCCCACCGCTTCACGGTGGGAGTACTCTGGGGTCTGGCCCCGACATTGTTCTTTTTTGTGGCGGCCATTCCGCTACTGAAACGGGGCGTGAATTTCCCTCTCACCCTTGCGGTGAGCTTGCTGCTTTGGGCCGCGGCCGCCTACGTCCACCAGCGGGTCTTGGGGATGTAA
- a CDS encoding mechanosensitive ion channel family protein yields MPTIEFIGPLMEWILFPLFRIAIIIIGAWGLARLSKPVLERLEPFIVKARHKDEAKGEAEKRAKTLTQIVWHIARVTIGVVAIIMVLGQLGLQIGPILAGLGMVGLAVGFGAQNMVKDVINGFFLLMENHYRVGDVVRMAGVAGLVEAVNLRVTILRDLQGRVHVIPNGHFEVLTNFTKDWSRALLDIGVAYKEDVDEVMAVLEEVGEELRQDKDFKELIMEPLNILGVEDFGESEVTIRMFFKTQPLKQWDVSREFRRRVKKAFDEKGIEIPFPHRTIYMGVPEEQGHLFVEQVPAGGKAGE; encoded by the coding sequence ATGCCGACAATCGAATTCATAGGACCCTTAATGGAATGGATCCTTTTTCCTCTCTTCAGGATCGCCATCATCATCATCGGCGCCTGGGGGCTCGCCCGGCTGTCGAAGCCCGTGCTGGAGCGCCTGGAGCCTTTCATCGTCAAGGCCCGCCATAAAGACGAAGCGAAGGGCGAGGCCGAAAAAAGGGCCAAGACCTTAACCCAAATAGTCTGGCACATCGCGCGGGTCACCATCGGGGTGGTGGCCATCATCATGGTCCTCGGCCAGCTCGGCCTCCAGATCGGCCCCATCCTGGCCGGTTTGGGGATGGTGGGTCTCGCCGTCGGCTTCGGTGCGCAGAACATGGTCAAGGACGTCATAAACGGGTTCTTCCTCCTGATGGAGAACCACTACCGCGTGGGCGATGTGGTGCGCATGGCCGGTGTGGCGGGGCTGGTCGAGGCGGTCAACCTCCGGGTCACCATCCTTAGGGACCTGCAGGGTCGGGTCCACGTCATCCCCAACGGCCACTTCGAGGTCCTGACCAACTTCACCAAGGACTGGTCCCGGGCGCTCCTCGATATCGGCGTGGCCTACAAAGAGGACGTGGACGAGGTGATGGCCGTCCTTGAGGAGGTGGGGGAAGAGCTCCGACAAGACAAGGATTTCAAGGAGCTCATCATGGAGCCCCTGAACATCCTCGGGGTAGAGGACTTCGGCGAGAGCGAAGTCACCATCCGGATGTTTTTCAAGACCCAGCCCCTTAAGCAGTGGGACGTTTCCAGGGAGTTTCGCCGGCGGGTGAAGAAGGCCTTCGATGAAAAAGGCATCGAGATCCCCTTCCCACACCGGACAATCTACATGGGCGTCCCCGAAGAGCAGGGCCACCTCTTCGTCGAGCAGGTCCCAGCAGGAGGAAAAGCCGGGGAGTAG
- a CDS encoding CBS domain-containing protein: MLVKDRMTTNVITASLKTDVEEAYLLMKEHSIRRLPVVDEEGTLLGIVTDRDTRQMLIPWKSSKEEREFYYFASEVTVGEIMTSDVITVRTNTDVAEVARLIYNHKIGGLPVVDDEKKVVGIITEMDILAMFIEMMGIIGASSRIDIVLGDDPKGFEKVSKIMQDKGGEIISVGMSGAEEETDKVYFFRLEPCETKPMREALEEAGYTVVATA, encoded by the coding sequence ATGCTAGTTAAGGACCGAATGACAACGAACGTCATCACCGCCTCACTTAAGACAGATGTGGAAGAGGCCTACCTGCTTATGAAGGAACACAGCATCCGGAGGTTGCCCGTGGTGGATGAGGAAGGAACTCTGCTCGGCATCGTGACGGACCGCGACACCCGCCAGATGCTTATTCCATGGAAGTCCTCCAAGGAGGAGCGGGAGTTCTATTACTTCGCCAGCGAGGTAACCGTTGGAGAGATTATGACCTCAGACGTGATAACCGTTCGCACCAATACGGATGTCGCCGAGGTGGCCCGTCTCATCTATAACCACAAGATTGGAGGTCTGCCCGTTGTAGATGACGAGAAAAAAGTGGTAGGAATCATTACGGAGATGGACATATTGGCCATGTTCATCGAGATGATGGGCATTATCGGGGCCTCGAGCCGCATCGACATCGTCCTTGGAGACGATCCCAAGGGATTCGAGAAGGTCTCCAAAATCATGCAGGACAAGGGGGGAGAGATTATCTCGGTGGGAATGAGTGGCGCCGAGGAGGAGACCGACAAGGTCTACTTCTTCCGTCTGGAGCCCTGTGAGACAAAACCCATGCGGGAGGCCCTCGAAGAAGCCGGCTATACGGTCGTCGCCACCGCCTAA
- a CDS encoding inositol-3-phosphate synthase, whose protein sequence is MGRRRTGALRKVRTAIVGVGNCASSLVQGRFFYADPDADIPGLITKDFGGYRASDIRYVVAFDVDERKVGLDLSDAIFAKPNCTYVFQEKVPFVDCPVEMGYVIDSIPEHNDQYDVDRRFMPRPNQYAGEAEAREAIVETLRRARVDVIINFLPVGSEKNTHFYADCALEAGCGFVNAVPVFISQTHGERFRRAGLPILGDDIKSQVGATIVHRVLTKLFEDRGHPVRRTYQLNVGGNTDFLNMLDRSRLQSKKVSKTDSVLSQMQDSILGYDEVHIGPSDYVPWLKDNKLCFLRIEAEQFGGVPMDVEVRLSVEDSPNSAGVALDAVRAAKVALDRGLAGPIIEASAYLFKTPVQQFDDAIARDMLRRFAGAPPL, encoded by the coding sequence ATGGGGAGGAGGAGGACAGGCGCGTTGCGAAAAGTTAGAACAGCGATTGTTGGTGTCGGCAACTGTGCGAGTTCCTTGGTCCAGGGGCGGTTTTTCTACGCTGATCCTGATGCGGATATCCCGGGTCTCATAACGAAGGACTTTGGAGGCTACAGGGCGTCCGATATTCGCTACGTCGTTGCCTTTGACGTGGACGAGAGAAAGGTGGGCCTCGATCTCTCGGATGCCATTTTCGCCAAGCCCAACTGCACCTACGTGTTCCAAGAGAAGGTTCCCTTCGTTGACTGTCCGGTCGAGATGGGCTACGTCATTGATAGCATCCCAGAGCACAACGACCAATACGATGTAGATCGCCGGTTCATGCCGCGACCCAACCAGTATGCAGGCGAGGCCGAGGCACGGGAGGCCATTGTTGAGACACTTCGGCGGGCTCGCGTCGACGTGATAATCAACTTCCTCCCGGTAGGGAGCGAAAAGAACACTCATTTCTACGCCGACTGCGCGTTGGAGGCAGGCTGTGGCTTCGTAAACGCCGTTCCGGTCTTCATCTCCCAGACCCATGGTGAGCGCTTCCGTCGGGCGGGTCTGCCGATCCTAGGAGACGACATTAAGTCTCAGGTGGGCGCCACGATCGTCCATCGGGTCCTAACGAAGCTCTTCGAGGACCGCGGCCATCCCGTACGGCGCACTTACCAGCTCAATGTCGGGGGCAACACCGACTTCCTCAATATGCTCGACCGCTCGCGACTCCAGAGCAAAAAAGTCAGCAAAACCGATTCGGTGTTGAGCCAGATGCAAGACTCGATCCTCGGCTATGACGAAGTCCACATCGGACCCAGCGATTATGTGCCCTGGCTGAAGGACAACAAGCTGTGTTTCCTGCGGATTGAAGCGGAGCAGTTCGGCGGGGTTCCGATGGATGTGGAGGTGCGCCTCTCTGTGGAGGATTCGCCCAATTCGGCGGGTGTCGCCTTGGACGCCGTGCGGGCTGCCAAGGTGGCCCTGGACCGGGGTCTGGCCGGACCCATCATCGAGGCCAGCGCCTACCTGTTTAAGACGCCCGTTCAGCAGTTCGATGACGCCATAGCCCGAGACATGCTCAGGCGGTTTGCGGGCGCCCCGCCGCTCTGA
- the thiC gene encoding phosphomethylpyrimidine synthase ThiC — protein sequence MATYRRGARDTSGPNVTLLHHARQGLLTDEMVAVAEKENVAPELILEELARGRLIIPANINHTRLEPMGIGIAVTTKINANIGNSAVTSDASGELEKLDMIIHYGADTFMDLSTGGDIPGIRQVLIDASPVPIGTVPLYEAVTYVGGDAPKMTPEGILEVIEAHAVQGVDYMTVHCGILREHLPLVSGRITGIVSRGGSLMAHWMVAHKQENPLYTHFDEILKIFQTYDVTVSLGDSLRPGCLADATDAAQLAELRVLGELVQRCWDADVQVMVEGPGHIPLNEIEYNVKIQQEICKEAPFYVLGPLVTDIAPGYDHITSAIGAATAAYHGAAFLCYVTPKEHLGLPNPEDVKQGIIAYKIAAHAGDVARQRPGARDWDDELSRARFAFDWERQFELALDTETARAMHDETLPGEAFKSAEFCSMCGPSFCSMRISQDIGAGIMPEVRARDRRKEEVAERLKATAGE from the coding sequence ATGGCAACCTATAGAAGAGGCGCCCGCGATACCAGCGGGCCAAACGTGACACTCCTCCACCACGCCCGCCAGGGTCTCTTGACCGATGAGATGGTGGCCGTGGCGGAGAAAGAGAACGTGGCCCCGGAGCTAATCCTCGAAGAGCTTGCCCGCGGCCGGCTCATAATCCCCGCCAACATCAACCACACCCGCCTCGAGCCGATGGGAATCGGCATCGCCGTGACGACCAAGATCAACGCCAACATCGGCAACTCGGCCGTAACGAGCGACGCCTCCGGTGAGCTTGAAAAGCTGGATATGATCATCCATTACGGGGCCGATACCTTCATGGACCTCTCAACGGGTGGGGATATTCCTGGCATTCGCCAGGTCCTGATCGACGCATCGCCCGTTCCAATCGGCACCGTTCCGCTGTACGAGGCCGTCACCTACGTGGGGGGGGATGCGCCAAAGATGACGCCGGAGGGCATCCTCGAGGTAATCGAGGCGCATGCCGTCCAGGGGGTGGACTACATGACCGTCCACTGCGGCATCCTCCGCGAGCACCTGCCGCTCGTCAGCGGCCGCATCACGGGCATCGTCTCGCGGGGCGGAAGTCTCATGGCCCACTGGATGGTCGCCCATAAACAGGAAAACCCACTCTATACCCACTTCGACGAGATTCTGAAGATTTTCCAGACCTACGACGTGACCGTCTCGCTTGGCGACTCGCTTCGGCCGGGCTGCCTGGCTGACGCGACCGACGCAGCCCAGCTCGCGGAGCTTCGGGTCCTGGGGGAGCTCGTCCAGCGCTGCTGGGACGCCGATGTGCAGGTCATGGTGGAGGGGCCGGGCCACATCCCGCTCAACGAGATCGAGTACAACGTCAAGATTCAGCAGGAGATCTGCAAGGAGGCGCCCTTTTACGTGCTCGGGCCGCTGGTGACCGACATCGCCCCCGGCTACGACCACATCACCTCGGCCATCGGGGCCGCGACCGCCGCCTACCACGGGGCGGCGTTCCTGTGCTACGTGACTCCGAAGGAGCACCTGGGGCTGCCCAACCCCGAGGACGTCAAGCAGGGTATTATCGCTTACAAGATTGCGGCCCACGCGGGTGACGTGGCCCGCCAACGGCCCGGCGCCCGCGACTGGGATGATGAGCTAAGCCGGGCCCGGTTCGCCTTCGACTGGGAGCGGCAGTTCGAGCTCGCCCTCGATACCGAGACGGCCCGCGCTATGCACGACGAGACCCTTCCCGGCGAGGCCTTCAAGTCGGCCGAGTTCTGCTCGATGTGCGGGCCGAGCTTCTGCTCGATGCGGATCTCCCAGGACATCGGCGCCGGCATCATGCCGGAGGTTAGGGCGAGGGACCGCCGCAAGGAGGAAGTGGCCGAGAGGCTCAAGGCCACCGCGGGGGAGTAG
- a CDS encoding metallophosphoesterase translates to MVTIAFTSDLHVDASEANAALMPHLVEAVEASEPDLFVLAGDVGGGATGLLGTLEAFRPLPIPKLFVPGNHDLWMEARGPFTRYRLDSATKYHALLPALCESAGWHYLPAEPFKLNGVGLAGAMGWYDYSLRNRALDGLIPRRAYLRGRFGRLVWNDARRIRWPKRPGEPGWRRRSACLTDKAILEGQLASLEDHLSRLEAEGASAVVVVTHFLPGAELLDYTGRPELDFACGFAGSRRLGGLIASRPAVQALICGHTHRPGQATSGGVPVYQSPVGLLARCCARLPFLKAGRPSPLEVLAKERVGILKIEA, encoded by the coding sequence ATGGTAACCATCGCCTTTACTTCCGACCTCCACGTGGACGCCTCCGAGGCCAACGCCGCTCTTATGCCCCACCTGGTCGAGGCCGTCGAGGCTTCCGAGCCAGACCTCTTCGTGCTGGCGGGCGACGTGGGCGGAGGGGCTACGGGGTTGCTCGGGACCCTTGAGGCCTTCCGGCCTCTGCCCATCCCAAAACTCTTCGTCCCCGGCAACCACGACCTCTGGATGGAGGCCCGCGGGCCCTTCACCCGCTACCGGCTCGACAGCGCCACGAAGTATCACGCGCTCCTTCCGGCCCTCTGCGAGTCCGCCGGCTGGCACTACCTGCCGGCCGAGCCATTTAAGCTGAACGGGGTTGGCCTGGCCGGGGCCATGGGCTGGTACGACTACAGCCTTCGCAACCGCGCCCTCGACGGCCTCATCCCCCGGAGGGCCTACCTACGGGGCCGCTTCGGCCGCCTGGTGTGGAACGACGCCCGTCGCATCCGTTGGCCCAAGCGACCCGGCGAGCCGGGCTGGAGGCGGCGGAGCGCCTGCCTGACCGACAAGGCAATTCTCGAGGGGCAGCTCGCCTCCCTGGAGGACCACCTCTCCAGGCTCGAGGCCGAGGGCGCGTCGGCGGTCGTTGTCGTGACCCACTTCCTACCGGGGGCCGAATTGCTCGATTACACGGGCCGGCCGGAGCTCGATTTCGCCTGCGGCTTCGCCGGAAGCCGGAGGCTCGGAGGCCTCATCGCCTCGCGGCCCGCCGTCCAAGCCCTCATCTGCGGTCACACCCACAGGCCCGGCCAGGCAACCTCAGGAGGCGTGCCCGTCTACCAGAGCCCAGTCGGGCTGCTCGCGCGCTGCTGCGCACGCCTGCCGTTCTTGAAGGCCGGAAGGCCTTCTCCTCTTGAGGTCTTGGCCAAAGAGCGGGTCGGCATCCTCAAGATCGAGGCCTAA
- a CDS encoding TIGR02757 family protein — MPSSIKPFLDELYQTFDRRYLDSDPLTFVHRYAERADQEVVGFLAAGLAFGNVRSIQGSLERLLGVLGPNPHAFVLRFDPARHTESLPATVHRWIRRHDAARTLVVLRRLLRDHGSLEAAFAAGDDPGTPTVEQGLAAFASRARALDPGPLGGEAPKAGRPNGAAYFFPSPAGGGACKRLNLFLRWMVRGGDGLDLGLWSAVAPSRLLIPLDTHVARISRAIGLTRLRSIGLSMVREVTAGLRRLDPADPVKYDFALARLGILDWCPSSRTPGRCDECPLETVCVL; from the coding sequence GTGCCATCGTCTATTAAGCCTTTCTTAGACGAGCTCTACCAGACCTTCGACCGGCGCTATCTCGATTCCGACCCCCTTACCTTCGTCCACCGCTACGCCGAGAGGGCCGACCAGGAGGTCGTGGGGTTTCTGGCCGCCGGGCTCGCCTTCGGCAACGTCCGGTCCATTCAGGGCAGCCTTGAGCGGCTGCTTGGCGTCCTCGGCCCCAACCCCCATGCGTTTGTGCTCCGATTCGACCCCGCCCGCCACACAGAGTCGCTTCCCGCAACCGTCCACCGATGGATTAGAAGGCACGACGCCGCCCGCACCCTCGTCGTGCTGCGCCGTCTGCTTAGGGACCACGGCTCCTTGGAGGCGGCTTTCGCCGCAGGCGACGACCCAGGAACTCCAACGGTGGAGCAAGGCCTCGCCGCCTTCGCCTCCCGGGCACGCGCCCTCGACCCCGGCCCCCTGGGAGGCGAAGCCCCCAAGGCGGGCCGCCCCAACGGCGCGGCGTACTTTTTCCCATCGCCTGCCGGCGGCGGGGCCTGCAAGCGCCTAAACCTATTTCTGCGCTGGATGGTCAGAGGCGGCGACGGCCTCGACCTCGGGCTCTGGAGCGCTGTGGCCCCCTCGCGCCTCCTCATCCCGCTCGATACCCATGTGGCCCGTATCTCCAGGGCCATCGGCCTCACCCGGCTTCGTTCCATCGGGCTCTCCATGGTCAGGGAAGTGACCGCGGGGCTACGCCGACTCGACCCAGCCGATCCGGTCAAGTACGATTTCGCTCTGGCCCGACTCGGCATTCTTGATTGGTGTCCGTCGAGCCGAACGCCGGGCCGCTGCGACGAATGCCCCCTGGAGACGGTCTGCGTCCTCTGA
- a CDS encoding cysteine hydrolase yields MSGNTAVLVIDMLEDFIAPGAPLEVPAGRKIVQALAERLERARAEGTPVIYVCDAHAPDDPEFAVWPPHAIQGTAGAQVVGDLAPRPGERIVTKTSYSGFYETELEAELRSLGVDHLVMTGVVTNICVLYTAADALMRGFTVTVPPDCVAGLNEEDHAFALRQITDILKPARG; encoded by the coding sequence ATGTCCGGGAACACGGCAGTGCTGGTTATCGACATGCTTGAGGATTTCATCGCCCCCGGGGCGCCGCTCGAAGTGCCGGCGGGACGCAAGATCGTGCAGGCCCTCGCCGAAAGGCTCGAGAGGGCCCGGGCCGAGGGAACTCCCGTCATCTACGTGTGCGACGCCCACGCCCCCGACGACCCGGAGTTCGCCGTCTGGCCTCCACACGCAATCCAAGGCACGGCAGGGGCACAGGTGGTCGGGGACCTGGCGCCGAGGCCCGGCGAGCGGATTGTAACGAAGACGAGCTACTCGGGGTTTTACGAGACGGAGCTAGAGGCCGAGCTCCGCTCGCTTGGGGTGGACCACCTCGTCATGACCGGGGTCGTGACCAACATCTGTGTTTTGTATACCGCCGCCGACGCCCTCATGAGGGGCTTTACGGTGACCGTCCCTCCAGACTGCGTAGCCGGCCTCAACGAAGAAGACCACGCCTTCGCCCTTCGCCAGATAACAGACATCCTCAAACCAGCGCGGGGGTGA
- a CDS encoding GGDEF domain-containing protein, producing the protein MQELAVILPSTNLSEAMVLADRLRERVEVFDVSYGGHAIRRTISIGVASLAEGSAKRTDEFLTEADRALYMAKRGGRNLVVLYRDGMDLAFSKLTI; encoded by the coding sequence GTGCAGGAGCTGGCCGTCATCCTTCCCAGCACTAATCTCAGCGAGGCCATGGTCTTGGCCGATCGCCTTCGGGAGCGGGTCGAGGTCTTCGACGTCTCCTACGGCGGTCACGCCATCCGCCGCACCATCTCGATCGGTGTCGCCTCGCTCGCAGAGGGGTCGGCAAAGCGCACGGATGAGTTTCTCACGGAGGCTGACCGGGCCCTCTATATGGCCAAGCGGGGCGGGCGGAATCTGGTCGTACTATATAGAGATGGGATGGACCTTGCTTTCTCGAAATTAACGATATGA
- the thiE gene encoding thiamine phosphate synthase produces MVITDRAKTRGRPLADVVASALDGGARWFQLREKDMAAGKLTALAEELRALTAERGAHLIINDRADVALAVGADGVHLPARGLPPAIARRIVGEEMLVGVSTHSLAEARQAAEAGADYIFFGPLFYTPSKAAYGPPVGLEALQEVAAALGTSVPVIGLGGVKPGNVAEVLAHGACGVALISAVIAADDPAEAARGILSEMTEAAPARP; encoded by the coding sequence ATGGTCATCACAGACCGGGCCAAGACCCGGGGCCGGCCGCTCGCCGACGTCGTGGCGAGCGCCCTGGACGGCGGGGCCCGGTGGTTTCAACTTAGAGAGAAGGACATGGCGGCCGGGAAGCTTACGGCTTTGGCAGAGGAGCTTAGGGCGCTGACCGCCGAGCGGGGGGCGCATCTCATCATCAACGACCGGGCGGATGTGGCCCTCGCGGTTGGGGCCGACGGGGTGCATCTACCGGCCAGAGGCCTGCCGCCCGCCATCGCCCGACGGATCGTCGGCGAGGAGATGCTGGTGGGGGTCTCCACCCACTCGCTCGCCGAAGCCAGGCAGGCAGCCGAGGCGGGGGCCGACTACATCTTCTTCGGCCCCCTCTTCTACACCCCCTCCAAGGCCGCCTACGGCCCTCCCGTCGGCCTTGAGGCCCTCCAGGAGGTTGCGGCGGCTCTGGGGACGTCCGTCCCCGTTATCGGCCTCGGGGGGGTGAAGCCGGGCAACGTCGCCGAGGTGCTCGCCCACGGGGCCTGTGGTGTGGCCCTCATCAGCGCCGTCATTGCCGCCGACGACCCGGCTGAGGCGGCTCGAGGGATTCTTAGTGAGATGACCGAGGCCGCCCCGGCCCGCCCGTAA
- a CDS encoding NAD-dependent epimerase/dehydratase family protein has translation MGPKEINLVTGATGLVGSALCARLKGLGCRVRALVRPTSDDSFVRKIGVELTEGDIAIKEDCLRAADGASTVFHCAAIVSDWAEAEEINRVNVGGLQSMMEAALAFGVRRFVYLSSLAVLGLDPQVNIDESAPMVLTGDTYNQTKVLAEQLAIRYHQERGLAVSIIRPPYIYGPRDRQLLPRLISTLQSGAFRYIGPGHQPFSLVYVENLLDAILSAAERPGAVGQVYLITDGEPVTRRQLVEAVCDGLGLARPTRTVPLSVAKAGSRLMEVAYSMSGKREAPLLNRFRLKFMATPLTFSIEKARRELGYEPRFSFTEGMAATLAWWQQRDADHPQP, from the coding sequence ATGGGGCCGAAGGAGATCAACCTCGTCACAGGGGCCACCGGCTTGGTAGGTAGCGCGCTCTGCGCGCGACTGAAAGGGCTCGGATGTCGGGTGCGAGCCCTGGTTAGGCCCACATCCGACGACTCGTTCGTCCGAAAGATCGGGGTGGAGCTGACCGAGGGCGACATCGCCATCAAGGAGGACTGCCTGCGGGCGGCTGATGGCGCCAGTACAGTCTTTCACTGCGCGGCAATCGTGTCTGACTGGGCAGAGGCCGAGGAAATTAACCGGGTCAACGTCGGGGGGCTTCAGTCCATGATGGAGGCGGCCCTGGCATTCGGGGTGCGGCGCTTCGTCTACCTGAGCTCATTGGCGGTGTTGGGCCTCGACCCCCAGGTGAACATCGACGAATCCGCCCCTATGGTGCTGACCGGTGATACCTACAATCAGACCAAAGTATTGGCCGAGCAGCTGGCCATTCGGTACCACCAGGAGCGTGGACTCGCCGTCTCGATCATCCGCCCCCCTTACATCTACGGGCCGCGGGACCGCCAGCTTTTGCCCCGCTTGATCTCAACCCTCCAATCAGGGGCCTTCCGCTACATCGGCCCTGGACACCAGCCTTTCAGCCTCGTTTACGTCGAGAACCTCCTGGATGCTATTTTGAGCGCCGCCGAGCGTCCCGGGGCGGTCGGCCAGGTCTACCTCATCACCGACGGCGAGCCGGTGACCCGCCGCCAGCTAGTAGAGGCAGTATGCGACGGGCTGGGCCTGGCCCGGCCCACCCGAACGGTGCCTCTAAGCGTAGCCAAAGCGGGCAGCCGATTAATGGAAGTCGCCTACAGTATGTCGGGTAAGCGCGAGGCCCCACTGCTTAACCGCTTCCGGCTCAAGTTCATGGCCACACCGCTCACCTTCTCCATCGAGAAGGCCCGCCGTGAGCTCGGCTACGAGCCCCGCTTCAGCTTCACCGAGGGCATGGCGGCCACCCTGGCCTGGTGGCAGCAGCGAGACGCCGACCACCCCCAACCGTAA
- a CDS encoding DUF1669 domain-containing protein: protein MRQQKSLSRGRLSLAAAFALVAVLVQPGLADVLGVYFGPRQSIDKPLIAIFDNAQRSIHVAMFSFTLDSYADALIRAHERGVEVKVVLDKGQARGRGSDARKLEAAGVPLRYGAGSGLMHHKFSIVDGRLVTTGSYNATWRGTHRNNENAVVILDRNVARSFEDEFRFLWDESGRLQSKSDAGEAWMGR from the coding sequence ATGAGACAACAAAAGTCCCTCTCTCGAGGACGCCTCTCGCTCGCAGCGGCCTTCGCCCTAGTGGCGGTCCTCGTCCAGCCGGGCCTGGCCGATGTGCTCGGCGTCTACTTCGGCCCACGACAATCAATAGATAAACCCCTCATCGCCATCTTTGATAACGCCCAGCGCTCCATCCACGTGGCCATGTTTTCCTTCACCCTCGACTCCTACGCCGATGCCCTTATTCGCGCCCACGAAAGAGGGGTGGAAGTCAAGGTGGTGCTAGATAAAGGCCAGGCCCGCGGCCGGGGCTCCGACGCTCGAAAGCTAGAGGCTGCGGGCGTCCCACTCCGCTACGGAGCAGGCTCGGGCCTGATGCACCACAAGTTCTCCATCGTCGACGGGCGCCTCGTGACCACCGGCTCTTACAACGCGACGTGGAGGGGCACACACCGGAACAACGAGAACGCCGTGGTCATCCTCGACCGAAATGTCGCCCGCTCCTTCGAGGACGAGTTTCGCTTCCTGTGGGATGAGAGTGGGAGGCTTCAAAGCAAGAGCGATGCCGGAGAGGCCTGGATGGGGCGCTGA
- a CDS encoding D-tyrosyl-tRNA(Tyr) deacylase, whose product MRAVVQRVRGARVEVEGRTVGEIERGLVVLLGVGKGDTEADADYLARKIVGLRIFDDEGGFMNRSLEEVDGAMLVISQFTLYADTRKGRRPFFGEAAEPGEAERLYERFVDQVRSTGAPVATGLFKEMMDVTLTNDGPVTILMDSSEKDRPRRG is encoded by the coding sequence GTGCGGGCGGTTGTCCAGAGGGTTCGGGGAGCCCGGGTCGAGGTGGAAGGCCGCACTGTGGGCGAGATCGAGCGGGGCCTCGTTGTCCTGCTTGGTGTCGGTAAGGGCGACACCGAGGCCGACGCCGACTACCTGGCACGCAAGATAGTCGGTCTTCGCATCTTTGATGACGAGGGAGGCTTCATGAACCGCTCTCTCGAGGAGGTGGACGGGGCGATGCTCGTCATCAGCCAGTTCACCCTCTACGCCGACACCCGAAAGGGACGACGGCCCTTCTTCGGCGAGGCGGCCGAGCCGGGCGAGGCCGAAAGGCTCTACGAGCGCTTCGTCGATCAGGTACGCTCAACAGGGGCGCCCGTTGCCACCGGCCTATTTAAGGAGATGATGGACGTGACGCTGACCAACGACGGCCCCGTGACCATCCTTATGGACAGCTCCGAAAAGGACCGGCCTCGGCGGGGGTGA